taaaattttgaaattctcattaatctcacaaaaattttaaaaatttttattagacccctaatttttttaaaaaatcttattaaacccttaaaattttagaaaaatttaccTGTCCcctcccccccccaaaaaaaacctaGTCCCAACTCCCAGGATCCGCCATTGGTACTTTGTATTAACACTAATAGAAAATTACTAAATCAACTAATGAAATTTTGACACATAgaacccttttttttaattatcaagTCCACGTGGATAATATAAAagtgaaaaactaaataaaacaataattaaatgaaattaaaaaacaaataactaaacatATGGTTAACAAAAAAAAGCCCGTACTTTCAAAGATattaaaaatcaattgaaaatattattttaaaaggaaaactctttggagaagatgatcatttgcTTAAATGGagaatataatatttttggtTATGTAAGTTTAGTATTTACTTCTTTCTTATTATTCatatgtttagttttttttttaatttaatttaattattttatttagtgtttCACATAATGTTATTTTATAAATGCGGACttgatgaattaaaaaaattacatgtcAAATTTTCATTGGTTGGTCTAACAATTCATTAACGGTGTTAATATTAAGTaccataataaaacatatattgataGTTCACGCACCACGttagacattttcaaagtacAAATACTACATTagacattttataaaaaatacatgTACTATAGTAGAACACATATTAATAATTCAGGTACCACATTAAACATTCTATGAAAGTACCGTTACGAAATGTGATATTATCTCTTACAAGTATTTGATGAGTAGGTATATAAGGACAAGCAGAACCACAATTCCAATGACAGCTAAAGGCATGCACATACACGACCATCCACCATTGATGTGCTTGTTCAAAATTCCCATGTTTTTCTGCACTCTCTGatacaacaaagaaaaaaaacacaatacaaaattaaaactctaaacAACCCAAAATTGTTTCGAGCAAGAAATGATCCGAAAATTCTAAGGGTAAACTATATtggtagtcacccaactattaataaatttcttttttagttatCGACTATGAAAAGatgtttttgtatattttttatgaagatttgttttgttttagttttttaggtgaaagggtcacaaaaaaaaaagagatcaaattACACAATGCATAAGCGTTGACGCAACGTATAATGTTgaggttaaagttgctattatgctaattttaaaagCTGTCATGCCATCTTTCCATTAGATATTTAATGGTTgatgatcaaaaaagaaaaaaaaatcaaatagttgGATGATCATTTGgttgagtgataaaaaaaaaaacttatcaataGCGAAGTGTTTTACCTGTAGGTGAGAATCGGTGACATCGACATGTTGGCCGAGGTCGTCCTGCATGAGAGAGCAGAAGATAATGTAATGTTCATCGAGTATGAATTGAAGGTTCTCAATAAGACTATTGGAGAAAATACAAAAACATACAGTTAGTGTGGTATGCAGATCAAGTTCTTCGCTGACCGCTAATGCGATGTGCTTCGTGCTTACGAGCGTTTCCTCCAACTTCTCGAGACCCTCATCTTGCTCTGCTCGTAAACTCAGTATCAAAAGTCGGAGCAATTTCACAAAGCTAGGATGAAGTAAAATAACTTGCCTTTCATTATTTGTCGTTGAAGACCGATAAGGCCGGAGTTATCCAAACCGATTGTTCTACTCATAGTATCTGGCTTAGTTTCTGGCCCTAGTAAGCTGTCTCTATTAGCAAAGTTCGACATGTTGAATGCCGAAGCCATTTGATTCGATTTTGATCTCAAATTCGTGACCATGTCTTTGCGCCGATTCATCTCCTTATCTGTTCTGTAACCAACATATCAAGCATCAACAAACAGTCAAAACTGGTTTATCGAACCAGTGTCTTATAAATACCCTTGAAGACATATATGATCAAAAAACAATAATCCAACATCAAAGCCAATTTATCATCCATATTAATTTGTATTTGAATATGTAATCGAATATCGCAAAGCCAGTTTATGGTTCACAATAAAGTCATTCGAATACCCAAATCGAACATCGAAATATTGTATCTTATAAACACCCTAGAATACTTATAGGTAAAAAGATCTCTccaatcttttttaattttgaaatagagCAAATTGGCTTCTCAATAAAATTAGAGAAATTTAATTCCTGTTAATTTTGAAAGTGACCAACCAAGGACAATTAAGCACAATGTTAATGTCTTttgtcaattgtacataattttgattggtataataacaaatttggcctttgatgtttacatattttttcattttgacctTAATTCTAATAAATTCGGCCCCAACATTTACACACTTACACAAATATTGAAGGATaaattgctttaattttttttagagagGTCAATTTGCTCAATTCCGAAATTCAAAAGGACTGGAGAAGCCTTTTTACCAAGACATAGGATCGAAAAACACTAATCCAACATCAAAGCCAACTTATCATTCATGTTAACACGTATTTGAATATGCAATCAAACATCGAAGCAACATCAAAGCCAATTTATAGTTCATGATAAAGGCCATTCGAGTACCCCGATGGAACATCGAAGTATACCTGTGATATAAACACCCTAGACGATATATACGATCAAAAAACACAAGATCCAACATCAATTCACTTCAACTAAGGTGACTTACAATGGCTTCCCAGTAGGTTTAGACAAGAGGGATTGCAATCCATCGAGTCGAGTCCCTAAGATCGTAATCTTCCTTCGAATAGCTGAAGCGTGACGCTGTGTTTCCGGTCCGGACGAAGGCAAGGAACCCTTGCCGGATATCATGCCATTGATATCATCTGCAATTTTTATTGCATCATTGTATTCTTTTATCCATGTATGTGAAGGAGATGCCATTAAAACCttaaacaataacaataaccaAATCAATAGACTGATTCTTAAGGACctatatctaataataataaagaagaaCAGATAAGAACTGACTTAAGCTACATTTTTAgctttaaaatttaacaaaaaaagcACTTGATTGAAAACCCATTAAGAAatgaaaagtttcaaaaaaactCATAccataaaaatgttagaaaatgaTTGAGATTagctaatttttctttaattgaaatttggaatgttgatttgGGGAATGAAACGAATGCTAAGCGACAGAGGCCATGGCGACATTAACAAAAGGCCAGTCCAGGAATtatttgctttcttttctttcttttttttttttctaaagtttgttccatttcttttttcaattaaataattttaggtgtttaattattagttttagattagatattataaaaaaattcgaaACTTAAGATTATGAACCCAATGTGCTTAATTATCACAAGGATATTCCGAAAATAGGTAAAAGTAGGTTCCTCTATTGGAagtcagattatattttatctcatttattCAAAAAGTAGGAAAATTAGTCAATGTACGTTAAATCAAAGATTGATAttctttattaaaaaattcatgttCTGGAACTTGAGTTTGCTGGAGCAAAAATTAGCTAAAAACACtccaaatcaactccaaaaattatTATATCGTATTGACAAGattcaaatcaattttaaaagataatctaatcttatttaaattcaattttaagtcATACAAATATTCAACTCGAATCAAGAACCAAAGATTaacttaaaatatcaaaatagttTCAAATGTCCATGGTTATACAAGCCAATATACTCATAATTACTAAGACTAGCCTAAGCCTTTGTATAAATGTCAAAATACTAAGAAGCAAATACAAATCCTCAATTTACAACCCTTAAACCGAGTCGATGATGCAACCCTCCCAAGATACAATCTTAAGCTTCTTAGAAAAGCTTTCCACCTACACATTTAAACAACTAACGCATTAAGCTCAAAGAGCTTAGTAATTACACTCGAAAATTTCCTACTTAATCCTTATCTCATATTAGTGTTGagcttttatttttaagtattgaaTCTAAGTTTGTTTATATCACTTAGGGTCAAAGTTCTTAAGCACAATTTCAACTAATTAGTCACTTCATACACTAGAGGAGTTTACCATTAGCTAggtttttcattcttttattgaTCAATCACTTGGGTCACCTAGTCATTAGTTCTACCAATTACATTATGCACATATACCACTTATCCCCACATGCTTATCTATTTCATTAGAGTCATAATAGGTTTGCTTGCTCTtcactaatcatttcaatatcaaattcttatttaattgtttttaacttgtaattcttAAATTTGCTCACATTTAATTCCACTTATACccaatttttcattcttttcacattttaatcaaGTCACTTTATTTATAGACATTTTAGCATATACCATTTCTATAAGTTCATTTATCAACACTTATAAACACTTAGCCCTACTCTAGTGGAATAGGACATGGATACTCGAGATTCCAACCGATCACACCATATGTATTGCACTAATTGTGCATATAAACTAACACACCAAACACATAACAATCTAAGGTGCACCGAAGTGCTATTTCATAAGGCATCACATTGTCAAACCAAAGCGCGCACTAattcctatggcatgccaattgtacaTAATTTCCTAACTGTTCTACCAATCTTACTAAGGTAAAAATTATATTGTTGTTCATAGCATGTTTTCATTTTCACACATgtacatattcatatatatacatacacatgctCAAAAATCCCTATGTACTGCCACATTCATTTCTAGGGATGGAGCAGAACTAGTGGGATGACTTTCGTggtttttcatcaacaactcattattttgttcaaccaCCTAAAGGTATGAGATTAATTCAAACTATTTCTTAAAATCCTTTTCATGATATTGTTGTTGCAAGAGCATATTAGAAGTGTGAAAGGTTGAGAAAGTTTTCTTTAATAAATCTGTATCAGTAATTTTCTATCCACACAAATTTAATTGAGAGGTTATTTGAATAATTCAAAGTTATACTCACTAATTTGAAATCTTGCAATTTGAGGTGCATccaatcataacaaactttaggAAGGTTTACCTTTTTTTATGGTCATATCTTTCTTTCAAATCATTCTACAATTCAAGTGGATCTTTTATGTTCAAATATTCTGCCTTCTACAATTCAAGTGGATCTTTTATGTTCAAATATTCTGCCTTCAAGATGACGACGGAGGAAGATCATAGCTTTGGTTTTGTCTTGAGATTCCTGATTGCcaatatatttgaaatatatatatattatttttctagaaagaaatataaaaataaaaataaaatttatcaaaaagtTTGAAAGAATGGTGATGAAAACATACCAGATGATACACTGGTTATATAAAATTTCTAGCATAAAATAGTTAGAATCTCTGAAGTAGGCTGCAATGAGACAAAAGATCTTCTTTCTAAAGAGATTTGATTCGAAACTATTATATGTCCAAGGTCCAATATTGAAATAATTTCAGAGGTTTTTCTTGACTTTATCTGTGTCAGCACACCATTCGAAATGCTCGACTCTTTTTCAAATTTGAATCTATTCATTTAGAATCtggatttttctattttatttttatttacttatttattagaggtgatcatgggcctgGCTGGTTGGTCTGGCCCAGCGGTCCGCCTGAAATATTAGagagtttaggtaaaaatataggcccaaaatatgagtttgggaaaaaaacgaggcccgtttagaaaatcggccgggcctcgggcaaaatttttttggcccgggcccgaatataataaatatatatttttttaaaaaaaacaaatttctcATTTCCCCTCCCCATTTCCCATTTCCCATTTCCCTAAGCCcgtatattttgaaatttatttttttattttaaaatttagaaatactctaaaataaaaataaaaattctttttttaactctttataatttataaaattttaaaatagtaatggtaaaattacattttgcccctcaaatgataaaaaaattaatttaatcttttaaaaacgGGCCAGGCCAAGCCGGACTCGGGCTTAATATTTTTCCCCGGGTCGGGCCTGGATAAAATTGTATgcccattttttgggccgggccaggcccgggcATAGGAAGCGGGCTGAAATTTTTTCtaggcccggcccatgatcacctctatttttatctttctttttttgacaaaaagacttgatttttccaatccaattaatataataataacactaTCTTCTTATCCTGGAGTCTAAAATCATCTCATACTCCTACCACTGTTATATCTTGTTTTTACTCTGATGGTTCCCTCCAGCCGTAGCCTGTGCCACCTTATTGGCCAACTTCTCTTGCAATACCTTTGCATCTCTGCTCATAAGACATAATTTATAAAACCACAAGTAGAAAGCGAAGGCGCAAAATTcacacaataaaaaaaattataaaaaggaatttaaagaaagaaagaaagaaagaggggaCCTTTCATGGTGCTGCTAAGGGGCTAAcgcctatttttttataattttttgagtattttatatatatattttaaatttttatgtattataagatttttaaatttaattatattttttaatttttagaatcatGACCAAATTGGTATAATGTGTAAATACTAAGGGTCAAAtttgttgtatttttttaattaggagtaaattaattaaaatgggtaaacattgagggctaattttgttattataacaGGCAACGTCAGCATTCCATCTAGTgataaaactcattttaatggTAGAGTGACTAAAATTGACAACTTATCAAACatgaataacaaataataaaattttaaaataagtgaccaagataaaaatacaaataaactcaGAGGACTAAATAGGTAGTTTGCCTTTTATATAATCtcattaattttcttttctaactATTTTAAAAAGCAAGATGGGTTCACCTTTGTCTTTCTT
The genomic region above belongs to Gossypium hirsutum isolate 1008001.06 chromosome D05, Gossypium_hirsutum_v2.1, whole genome shotgun sequence and contains:
- the LOC107902895 gene encoding syntaxin-51, yielding MASPSHTWIKEYNDAIKIADDINGMISGKGSLPSSGPETQRHASAIRRKITILGTRLDGLQSLLSKPTGKPLTDKEMNRRKDMVTNLRSKSNQMASAFNMSNFANRDSLLGPETKPDTMSRTIGLDNSGLIGLQRQIMKEQDEGLEKLEETLVSTKHIALAVSEELDLHTTLTDDLGQHVDVTDSHLQRVQKNMGILNKHINGGWSCMCMPLAVIGIVVLLVLIYLLIKYL